One window from the genome of Gadus macrocephalus chromosome 7, ASM3116895v1 encodes:
- the hnrnpl gene encoding heterogeneous nuclear ribonucleoprotein L isoform X1 encodes MAAAAGRYYGEGGRATKRQKTEDGGMTTEGYDDPHKTLPSPVVHVRGLVDGMMEADLVEALQEFGAISFVVMMPKKRQALVEYEDLNGSSSAVTYASENQVYIAGHPAFINYSTSQKISRPGDPDDTRSVNNVLLLTVMNPIYPITSDVLYTICNNCGPVQRIVIFRKNGVQAMVEFDSVQSAQRAKASLNGADIYSGCCTLKIEYAKPARLNVFKNDQDTWDYTNPNLSGQDADGEGNWNNSQDPNANPNKRQRQPALLGDHPPDYAGPQGGYHNYNDEGGYGPPPPHRMGPPMGGGRGGGGGGRGGSQRYGPGYGPPPPEYGAHADSPVVMVYGLEPAKVNADKLFNVFCLYGNIERIKFMKSKPGAAMVEMGDCYAVDRIITHLNNNFLFGQKLNVCVSKQQAIMPGQCYELEDGSSSFKDFHGSRNNRFTSAEQAAKNRIQHPSNVLHFFNGQPDISAEMFNQVCEELEIKVPSNVKLFTGKSERSSSGLLEWESINDAMEALALMNHYQMKNPSGPYPYTLKLCFSTAHHAN; translated from the exons ATGGCTGCAGCTGCGGGCCGCTACTACGGAGAAGGTGGCAGAGCAACGAAAAGACAGAAAACTGAAGACGGAGGAATGACAACG GAGGGTTACGATGACCCCCATAAAACACTCCCTTCCCCGGTGGTGCACGTTCGTGGTCTGGTTGACGGCATGATGGAGGCTGACCTGGTGGAGGCTCTGCAGGAGTTTGGAGCCATTAG CTTTGTGGTGATGATGCCCAAGAAGCGTCAGGCCCTGGTGGAGTACGAGGACTTGAACGGCTCCAGTAGCGCGGTGACCTATGCGTCGGAGAACCAGGTGTACATCGCCGGCCACCCCGCCTTCATCAACTACTCTACCAGTCAGAAGATCTCCCGGCCCGGCGACCCCGACGACACCCGCAGCGTCAACAACGTGCTGCTGCTCACCGTCATGAACCCAATATACCCCATCACCTCG GATGTGCTCTACACCATCTGCAACAACTGTGGGCCAGTACAGAGAATCGTCATTTTCAGGAAGAATGGTGTTCAGGCTATGGTGGA ATTTGACTCTGTTCAAAGCGCCCAACGAGCCAAGGCCTCTCTGAATGGGGCGGACATCTATTCTGGCTGCTGCACTCTAAAGATCGAATATGCCAAG CCGGCGCGTCTGAATGTGTTCAAGAACGACCAGGACACCTGGGACTACACCAACCCCAACCTGAGCGGCCAAG ATGCTGATGGTGAAGGCAATTGGAACAATTCacaag ATCCTAATGCCAATCCTAACAAGCGTCAGAGGCAGCCCGCCCTCCTGGGGGACCACCCTCCTGATTATG CTGGCCCCCAGGGAGGCTATCACAACTACAATGATGAAGGCGGCTACGGGCCTCCCCCACCGCATCGCATGGGGCCCCCTATGGGCGGcgggcgtggtggtggtggtggtggtcgtggtggaaGCCAGCGCTACGGCCCTGGTTACGGGCCGCCTCCCCCGGAGTACGGTGCCCACGCCGACTCCCCCGTTGTCATGGTGTACGGCCTGGAGCCAGCGAAGGTCAACGCAGACAAGCTCTTCAATGTCTTCTGCCTCTACGGAAACATAGAGAGG atcAAGTTCATGAAGAGCAAGCCTGGGGCTGCCATGGTGGAGATGGGAGACTGCTATGCCGTGGACAGGATTATCACTCACCTCAACAACAACTTCCTTTTCGGACAGAAGCTCAATGTTTG TGTGTCCAAGCAGCAGGCCATCATGCCGGGCCAGTGCTACGAGCTGGAGGACGGCAGCAGCAGCTTCAAGGACTTCCACGGTTCCCGCAACAACCGCTTCACCTCTGCCGAGCAGGCGGCCAAGAACCGCATCCAGCACCCCAGCAATGTGCTGCACTTCTTCAACGGACAGCCGGACATCTCCGCTGAGATGTTCAACCAG GTCTGTGAAGAATTGGAAATCAAGGTCCCCTCCAATGTGAAACTTTTCACTGGAAAGA GTGAGCGCAGCTCTTCTGGCCTACTGGAGTGGGAATCCATCAACGATGCCATGGAAGCCCTTGCTCTTATGAACCACTATCAGATGAAAAATCCCA GTGGACCTTACCCGTACacactgaagttgtgtttttcAACTGCACACCATGCCAACTAA
- the LOC132461796 gene encoding interferon regulatory factor 2-binding protein 1-like, with amino-acid sequence MSSASQASSRRQWCYLCDLPKMPWAMLWEFSEAVCRGCVNYDGADRIELLIETARQLKSTHGVLDGRSPGPQQSKPTSSGPMEGGRQHSERIDRGRGEYGVSSSRLPNGLHRAEDVAISEGSRQSPNPRRAIVGAVSTLHGSIPHALLAQGLVGAPHGLLAPLGSSRAGAPSIAVSAGPIMGESGRRQAVSLGVGPSASTLVGLDAGVWRNGEVMAELAESARSKAEGWPNRPKAVRDVLVTLNGCVPFNVRFRKDHNLIGRVLAFDANTTPDFELKVFAEYPCGSGIVYSQIPDLVRQMFRDSAKDAGKAVNSGLRYVEYEKRPGTGDWRGLTELLNDGVRLFKEPPIQEVLPQPYPEAGMPMATAGRPVPPKGAARRRKASPGSENGEGEGARPDHPSREAWQRSAYQGMEPLPGMAAPQEGAPPRLHSQPSPISSLMGVADSLSSNQMSRESPGMSAAHSSSSANRPASGSPSTASGSQASLGQGGSQVGAGSSSSAAGEPGIGAQGALLCCTLCRERLEDTHFVQCPSVPHHKFCFPCTRASIRSQGPGGEVYCPSGERCPLSGSTVPWAFMQGEISTILAGDGDVTVKKESDP; translated from the coding sequence ATGTCTTCCGCCTCGCAGGCATCCTCTAGACGGCAATGGTGCTACCTTTGCGATCTCCCCAAGATGCCGTGGGCAATGCTGTGGGAATTCAGCGAGGCGGTATGTCGCGGATGTGTGAATTACGATGGTGCGGACAGAATCGAGCTTCTAATAGAAACTGCCAGGCAATTAAAAAGCACCCATGGGGTTTTAGACGGGAGGTCTCCCGGACCACAGCAAAGCAAACCCACCTCGAGTGGGCCAATGGAAGGGGGGCGCCAGCATTCAGAACGTATAGACCGGGGGAGGGGAGAGTATGGGGTCTCCTCTTCTCGTCTTCCCAATGGTCTGCACAGAGCTGAAGATGTGGCCATATCAGAGGGAAGCAGGCAAAGCCCCAATCCTCGAAGGGCAATAGTTGGAGCAGTTTCTACTCTACACGGATCTATCCCTCATGCCTTGCTGGCACAAGGGTTAGTAGGAGCTCCTCATGGTCTATTAGCCCCACTAGGAAGCTCCAGGGCTGGAGCCCCATCTATTGCTGTCTCAGCTGGACCTATAATGGGAGAGTCTGGCAGAAGACAAGCTGTGTCCTTGGGTGTGGGGCCTAGTGCCTCTACCTTGGTGGGTCTGGATGCTGGGGTCTGGAGAAATGGTGAAGTAATGGCTGAGCTGGCAGAGAGCGCCCGCAGTAAAGCTGAAGGCTGGCCCAATCGCCCAAAAGCAGTACGAGATGTCCTCGTGACTCTCAACGGCTGTGTCCCGTTCAACGTGCGTTTTAGGAAAGATCATAATTTAATAGGGCGCGTGCTGGCCTTTGATGCCAACACTACTCCCGATTTTGAGCTGAAAGTTTTTGCAGAGTATCCCTGCGGCTCCGGAATCGTGTACTCCCAGATCCCAGACCTGGTCAGGCAGATGTTCCGCGACTCGGCCAAGGACGCCGGGAAAGCGGTGAACTCTGGGCTGCGCTACGTCGAGTACGAGAAACGCCCGGGCACCGGCGACTGGCGTGGACTCACCGAGCTGCTGAACGACGGCGTGCGTCTGTTCAAGGAGCCCCCGATCCAGGAGGTGCTGCCACAGCCCTACCCCGAGGCGGGCATGCCCATGGCCACCGCCGGGCGACCGGTGCCTCCCAAGGGTGCGGCGCGCCGACGCAAGGCCTCACCGGGCTCAGAGAACGGAGAGGGTGAGGGCGCGCGCCCCGATCACCCGTCTAGAGAGGCCTGGCAGCGCAGCGCCTACCAGGGCATGGAGCCCCTCCCGGGCATGGCCGCCCCTCAGGAGGGCGCCCCGCCTCGCCTGCACAGCCAACCCTCGCCCATCTCTTCACTGATGGGCGTCGCTGACAGCCTGAGCTCCAACCAGATGTCCCGAGAGAGCCCGGGCATGTCCGCagcacactcctcctcctcggccaaCCGCCCCGCCAGCGGCAGCCCCTCCACGGCCTCGGGCTCCCAGGCGTCACTGGGGCAGGGAGGGAGCCAGGTTGGCGCCGGCAGCAGTAGCTCCGCAGCAGGAGAGCCAGGAATAGGCGCCCAAGGTGCCTTGCTCTGCTGCACCCTCTGCCGCGAGCGACTAGAGGACACCCACTTTGTCCAGTGTCCCTCTGTCCCACACCACAAGTTCTGCTTCCCGTGCACCCGTGCCTCCATCCGCAGCCAGGGTCCCGGCGGGGAGGTGTACTGCCCCAGCGGGGAGCGCTGTCCCCTGTCCGGGTCCACCGTGCCTTGGGCCTTCATGCAGGGAGAGATCTCCACCATCCTTGCTGGTGATGGAGATGTGACGGTGAAGAAGGAGAGTGACCCTTGA
- the micu2 gene encoding calcium uptake protein 2, mitochondrial, producing MASWGRVYNILRNFARTPRVLTALGQSRTVGTGVFASLVGGGVIYQHYEASRTFPVVVYAEEIQETAVPVRSARRIRFNQFASLIYEQEVYMTPRDFLFSVMLENVDRKLRKKELKKEEVDKMLTTATMALADNNLFRNVGDNGLISYTEYLFLLTILTKPGTGFHIAFKMLDGDGNEQVDKKEFLKLKNIIRKKKEKNPKECDNKPTAGVGDVNTTLQAFFFGRHGENKLQYKEFQRFMEDLQAEVQEMEFLQFSKGMDTMRREDFAEWLLHYTNEEDNDAYWENMRKRIPAGESITFAEFKAFCLFTNNLEDFAFTMKLISEANRPIGKAQFKRAVRIATGHDLSENVLDTVFKIFDLDGDNCLSHKEFLGVMHDRMLRGLKVQHQLGLSGYWKCVKQETLKGAQEALRESGSPF from the exons ATGGCCAGCTGGGGCAGGGTGTATAACATCTTGAGGAACTTTGCGAGGACGCCTCGGGTACTCACAGCGTTGGGACAGTCCCGCACTGTTGGTACTGGCGTATTTGCATCTCTCGTTGGAGGTGGAGTGATTTATCAGCATTATGAAGCCAGCAGGACGTTTCCTGTGGTCGTTTATGCTGAGGAGATACAG GAAACCGCTGTACCCGTGCGGTCTGCAAGGCGAATTCGCTTTAATCAGTTTGCCTCGTTGATTTACGAGCAGGAGGTTTACATGACACCCAGAGACTTCCTTTTCTCGGTGATGCTGGAGAATGTCGACC GTAAGTTGCGAAAGAAGGAGTTGAAAAAAGAG GAAGTGGATAAAATGTTGACGACTGCCACCATGGCGCTGGCTGATAACAACCTTTTCAGAAACGTGGGAGATAATG GCTTGATATCCTACACGGAATATCTATTCTTGTTGACCATCCTAACCA AGCCTGGCACAGGATTTCATATTGCTTTCAAGATGCTTGATGGTGATGGAAATGAGCAGGTTGATAAGAAGGAGTTTCTTAAG CTGAAGAACATCAttcggaaaaaaaaagaaaaaaatcccaAGGAATGTGACAAT AAACCAACAGCTGGAGTGGGGGACGTGAACACCACCCTGCAGGCCTTCTTCTTTGGACGGCACGGGGAAAACAAGCTGCAGTACAAGGAGTTCCAACG GTTCATGGAGGACCTGCAGGCCGAGGTGCAGGAGATGGAGTTCCTGCAGTTCTCCAAGGGCATGGACACCATGAGAAGGGAGGACTTTGCTGAGTGGCTGCTACACTACACCAACGAAGAGGACAACGACGCCTACTGGGAGAACATGCGCAAGAGGATCCCGGCTGGCGAG AGCATCACATTTGCTGAGTTCAAAGCCTTCTGCCTCTTCACCAACAATTTGGAGGACTTTGCATTCACGATGAAACTGATCAGTGAAGCCAACCGACCTATCGGCAAGG CCCAGTTCAAACGAGCGGTGAGGATCGCGACAGGACACGACCTGTCTGAGAACGTGCTGGACACTGTGTTCAAGATCTTCGACCTGGATGGGGACAACTGCCTTAGCCACAAGGAGTTCCTCGGTGTCATGCACGACAGAATGCTACGCGGCCTAAAG GTGCAGCACCAGTTAGGCCTGTCTGGCTATTGGAAATGTGTGAAGCAGGAAACCCTGAAAGGAGCGCAGGAGGCCCTGAGGGAATCTGGAAGCCCTTTCTAA
- the hnrnpl gene encoding heterogeneous nuclear ribonucleoprotein L isoform X2 produces MAAAAGRYYGEGGRATKRQKTEDGGMTTEGYDDPHKTLPSPVVHVRGLVDGMMEADLVEALQEFGAISFVVMMPKKRQALVEYEDLNGSSSAVTYASENQVYIAGHPAFINYSTSQKISRPGDPDDTRSVNNVLLLTVMNPIYPITSDVLYTICNNCGPVQRIVIFRKNGVQAMVEFDSVQSAQRAKASLNGADIYSGCCTLKIEYAKPARLNVFKNDQDTWDYTNPNLSGQDPNANPNKRQRQPALLGDHPPDYAGPQGGYHNYNDEGGYGPPPPHRMGPPMGGGRGGGGGGRGGSQRYGPGYGPPPPEYGAHADSPVVMVYGLEPAKVNADKLFNVFCLYGNIERIKFMKSKPGAAMVEMGDCYAVDRIITHLNNNFLFGQKLNVCVSKQQAIMPGQCYELEDGSSSFKDFHGSRNNRFTSAEQAAKNRIQHPSNVLHFFNGQPDISAEMFNQVCEELEIKVPSNVKLFTGKSERSSSGLLEWESINDAMEALALMNHYQMKNPSGPYPYTLKLCFSTAHHAN; encoded by the exons ATGGCTGCAGCTGCGGGCCGCTACTACGGAGAAGGTGGCAGAGCAACGAAAAGACAGAAAACTGAAGACGGAGGAATGACAACG GAGGGTTACGATGACCCCCATAAAACACTCCCTTCCCCGGTGGTGCACGTTCGTGGTCTGGTTGACGGCATGATGGAGGCTGACCTGGTGGAGGCTCTGCAGGAGTTTGGAGCCATTAG CTTTGTGGTGATGATGCCCAAGAAGCGTCAGGCCCTGGTGGAGTACGAGGACTTGAACGGCTCCAGTAGCGCGGTGACCTATGCGTCGGAGAACCAGGTGTACATCGCCGGCCACCCCGCCTTCATCAACTACTCTACCAGTCAGAAGATCTCCCGGCCCGGCGACCCCGACGACACCCGCAGCGTCAACAACGTGCTGCTGCTCACCGTCATGAACCCAATATACCCCATCACCTCG GATGTGCTCTACACCATCTGCAACAACTGTGGGCCAGTACAGAGAATCGTCATTTTCAGGAAGAATGGTGTTCAGGCTATGGTGGA ATTTGACTCTGTTCAAAGCGCCCAACGAGCCAAGGCCTCTCTGAATGGGGCGGACATCTATTCTGGCTGCTGCACTCTAAAGATCGAATATGCCAAG CCGGCGCGTCTGAATGTGTTCAAGAACGACCAGGACACCTGGGACTACACCAACCCCAACCTGAGCGGCCAAG ATCCTAATGCCAATCCTAACAAGCGTCAGAGGCAGCCCGCCCTCCTGGGGGACCACCCTCCTGATTATG CTGGCCCCCAGGGAGGCTATCACAACTACAATGATGAAGGCGGCTACGGGCCTCCCCCACCGCATCGCATGGGGCCCCCTATGGGCGGcgggcgtggtggtggtggtggtggtcgtggtggaaGCCAGCGCTACGGCCCTGGTTACGGGCCGCCTCCCCCGGAGTACGGTGCCCACGCCGACTCCCCCGTTGTCATGGTGTACGGCCTGGAGCCAGCGAAGGTCAACGCAGACAAGCTCTTCAATGTCTTCTGCCTCTACGGAAACATAGAGAGG atcAAGTTCATGAAGAGCAAGCCTGGGGCTGCCATGGTGGAGATGGGAGACTGCTATGCCGTGGACAGGATTATCACTCACCTCAACAACAACTTCCTTTTCGGACAGAAGCTCAATGTTTG TGTGTCCAAGCAGCAGGCCATCATGCCGGGCCAGTGCTACGAGCTGGAGGACGGCAGCAGCAGCTTCAAGGACTTCCACGGTTCCCGCAACAACCGCTTCACCTCTGCCGAGCAGGCGGCCAAGAACCGCATCCAGCACCCCAGCAATGTGCTGCACTTCTTCAACGGACAGCCGGACATCTCCGCTGAGATGTTCAACCAG GTCTGTGAAGAATTGGAAATCAAGGTCCCCTCCAATGTGAAACTTTTCACTGGAAAGA GTGAGCGCAGCTCTTCTGGCCTACTGGAGTGGGAATCCATCAACGATGCCATGGAAGCCCTTGCTCTTATGAACCACTATCAGATGAAAAATCCCA GTGGACCTTACCCGTACacactgaagttgtgtttttcAACTGCACACCATGCCAACTAA